The proteins below come from a single Acanthopagrus latus isolate v.2019 chromosome 4, fAcaLat1.1, whole genome shotgun sequence genomic window:
- the LOC119018262 gene encoding protein phosphatase 1 regulatory subunit 3E — MEAESSHTVVVMLPPKNCLPRNYSCIAGLFGSLAAANPRLEDGDDLEIMNGTCEPIEATVVDERPRGREIFLKPPQSPSLRRRCKSLPTPTERAKLEISRSRSPTSEKKVRFADSLGLELISVKHFDDTDEPEVPERILAKLPKGPLHPNHMETKFPRGPSQSVFMELQFTNPGTLPGFEQKVREVKVMLESVEADEFSLSGFVRVLNLAFEKSVHLRYSLNNWITFMDSLASYVPSSSDGVTDQFRFKIVTPTYLDSGGTLQFAIKYCVGGQEFWDNNNGNNYKVRRHRFKMSPPREWENGWIHFI; from the coding sequence ATGGAAGCGGAGTCTTCGCACACTGTCGTGGTCATGCTGCCGCCGAAGAACTGCCTGCCCAGGAACTACAGCTGCATCGCTGGACTGTTCGGGAGCCTGGCGGCGGCCAACCCGCGACTCGAGGATGGGGACGATTTGGAAATAATGAACGGCACCTGCGAGCCCATCGAGGCCACCGTCGTGGACGAGAGACCGCGGGGCAGGGAGATCTTCCTGAAGCCTCCACAGAGTCCCAGCCTGCGTCGGAGGTGCAAGTCGCTGCCCACGCCCACGGAGAGGGCGAAGTTGGAGATCTCCCGCAGCAGGAGTCCTACCAGCGAGAAAAAGGTCCGGTTCGCAGACTCCCTGGGTCTGGAGCTCATCTCGGTGAAGCACTTCGACGACACGGACGAGCCGGAGGTGCCGGAGCGCATACTGGCCAAACTCCCCAAAGGACCCCTGCACCCCAATCACATGGAGACCAAATTCCCCCGGGGCCCGTCGCAGTCTGTGTTCATGGAGTTGCAGTTCACCAACCCGGGCACGCTGCCGGGCTTCGAGCAGAAAGTGAGGGAGGTGAAAGTCATGCTGGAGAGCGTGGAGGCGGACGAGTTCAGCCTCTCCGGGTTCGTGCGCGTGTTGAACCTGGCCTTCGAGAAGAGCGTGCACCTGCGCTACTCTCTGAACAACTGGATAACGTTCATGGACAGCCTGGCGTCCTACGTCCCCAGCTCCAGCGACGGTGTCACCGACCAGTTCCGCTTCAAGATCGTCACGCCCACCTACCTTGACAGCGGAGGCACGCTGCAGTTCGCCATCAAGTACTGTGTCGGCGGGCAGGAGTTCTGGGACAATAACAACGGGAACAACTACAAAGTGCGGCGTCACCGGTTCAAGATGTCCCCGCCGAGGGAGTGGGAGAACGGGTGGATTCACTTCATCTGA